The Formosa sp. Hel1_33_131 genome window below encodes:
- the tuf gene encoding elongation factor Tu: protein MAKATFDRSKPHLNIGTIGHVDHGKTTLTAAITKVLADAGFSEARSFDQIDNAPEEKERGITINTSHVEYATANRHYAHVDCPGHADYVKNMVTGAAQMDGAILVVAATDGPMPQTREHILLGRQVGIPRMVVFLNKVDMVDDEELLELVDMEVRDLLNFYDYDGDNGPVVSGSALGALNGEKKWVDSVLELMEAVDVWIELPVRDVEKDFLMPIEDVFSITGRGTVATGRIETGIANTGDPVEIIGMGAEKLNSTITGIEMFRQILDRGEAGDNAGILLRGIEKSQISRGMVITKPGSVTPHAKFKAEVYILKKEEGGRHTPFHTNYRPQFYVRTTDVTGNIALPSGVEMVMPGDNLTIEVDLIQAIAMHVGLRFAIREGGRTVGAGQVTEILD from the coding sequence ATGGCAAAGGCAACTTTCGATCGTTCAAAACCACACTTAAACATTGGTACCATTGGACACGTAGATCACGGTAAAACAACTTTAACTGCTGCTATTACTAAAGTATTAGCTGATGCAGGTTTCTCAGAAGCAAGATCATTCGATCAGATTGATAATGCTCCAGAAGAAAAAGAAAGAGGTATCACAATTAATACTTCTCACGTAGAATATGCAACAGCAAATCGTCATTACGCTCACGTTGACTGTCCAGGTCACGCGGATTACGTAAAGAACATGGTTACTGGTGCTGCACAAATGGATGGTGCGATCTTAGTAGTTGCTGCTACAGATGGTCCTATGCCACAAACTCGTGAGCACATCCTTTTAGGACGCCAAGTTGGTATTCCAAGAATGGTTGTATTTTTAAATAAAGTTGACATGGTTGACGATGAAGAGCTTTTAGAGCTTGTTGACATGGAAGTAAGAGATTTATTAAACTTTTACGATTACGATGGTGATAATGGACCTGTTGTATCAGGATCTGCACTTGGAGCTCTTAACGGAGAGAAAAAGTGGGTTGATTCTGTATTAGAGCTTATGGAAGCTGTTGATGTATGGATTGAATTACCAGTTCGTGATGTTGAAAAAGATTTCTTAATGCCTATTGAAGATGTATTCTCAATTACAGGTCGTGGTACAGTTGCTACGGGTAGAATTGAAACGGGTATCGCAAATACTGGAGATCCTGTTGAGATTATCGGTATGGGTGCTGAAAAATTAAACTCTACGATTACAGGAATTGAAATGTTCCGTCAAATATTAGATAGAGGTGAAGCTGGAGATAATGCAGGTATCTTATTAAGAGGTATTGAAAAATCACAGATTTCTAGAGGTATGGTTATTACCAAGCCAGGTTCAGTAACTCCACATGCTAAATTCAAAGCTGAGGTTTATATCCTTAAAAAAGAAGAAGGTGGACGTCACACTCCATTCCATACAAACTACCGTCCACAGTTTTATGTGCGTACAACAGATGTTACAGGAAATATTGCTTTACCATCAGGAGTAGAAATGGTAATGCCAGGAGATAACTTGACAATTGAGGTTGATTTAATTCAAGCAATTGCAATGCATGTTGGACTTCGTTTTGCGATTCGTGAAGGTGGTAGAACTGTAGGTGCAGGTCAGGTGACTGAGATTTTAGACTAA
- the secE gene encoding preprotein translocase subunit SecE, which yields MAGIVEYVKESFGELKNNVSWPTWAEGQSLTVLVAVFSIIFSLAIWGVDTVFAGVIEEYFNWIK from the coding sequence ATGGCAGGTATAGTAGAATATGTAAAAGAATCATTTGGAGAACTTAAAAACAATGTAAGTTGGCCAACATGGGCTGAAGGACAAAGTCTAACAGTACTTGTGGCGGTTTTTTCAATTATATTTTCTCTAGCTATATGGGGTGTGGATACGGTATTCGCAGGTGTTATTGAAGAATATTTTAACTGGATCAAATAA
- the nusG gene encoding transcription termination/antitermination protein NusG, which yields MEETKVEQTKVEKKWYVVRAVSGQENKIKAYIENEISRLGLEAFVEQVLVPTEKVIQIRKGKKVQKEKVYFPGYIMVQANLSGEIPHIIKSITNVIGFLGETKGGEPVPLRQSEVNRMLGKVDELSLEADQNVAIPFVKGETVKVIDGPFNGFDGTVENINEEKRKLEVMVKIFGRKTPLELSYMQVDKI from the coding sequence ATGGAAGAGACTAAAGTTGAACAAACTAAAGTAGAGAAGAAGTGGTATGTTGTTCGTGCAGTAAGTGGACAAGAGAACAAAATCAAAGCCTATATCGAAAATGAAATTTCGCGTTTAGGTTTAGAAGCTTTTGTAGAGCAAGTTTTAGTGCCTACTGAAAAAGTGATCCAAATTAGAAAAGGTAAAAAAGTTCAAAAAGAAAAAGTATACTTCCCTGGTTATATAATGGTACAAGCGAATCTTAGTGGTGAAATTCCTCACATTATAAAGTCAATTACAAACGTGATTGGTTTTTTAGGTGAAACTAAAGGAGGAGAGCCAGTGCCCTTACGTCAATCAGAAGTAAACAGAATGTTAGGTAAAGTAGATGAACTGTCATTAGAAGCAGATCAAAACGTTGCCATTCCTTTTGTAAAAGGAGAAACAGTCAAAGTGATCGACGGTCCATTTAATGGATTTGATGGTACTGTAGAAAACATCAATGAAGAAAAACGCAAGCTTGAAGTCATGGTGAAGATTTTTGGAAGAAAAACACCATTAGAATTAAGTTATATGCAAGTAGATAAAATTTAA
- the rplK gene encoding 50S ribosomal protein L11, whose product MAKELGKVVKLQVRGGAANPSPPVGPALGAAGVNIMEFCKQFNARTQDKPGKVLPVVISVYKDKSFDFVIKTPPAAVQLLEAAKVKKGSGEPNRKKVAKVTWDQVKTIAEDKMVDLNAFTIGSAMKMVAGTARSMGITVKGGEAPN is encoded by the coding sequence ATGGCAAAAGAATTAGGTAAAGTAGTCAAACTACAAGTAAGGGGAGGTGCAGCGAACCCGTCGCCACCGGTCGGACCCGCTTTAGGTGCTGCTGGAGTTAATATCATGGAGTTCTGTAAGCAATTTAACGCAAGAACTCAAGATAAGCCTGGTAAAGTTTTACCAGTGGTTATTTCTGTTTACAAAGACAAATCATTTGACTTTGTAATCAAAACACCTCCAGCTGCAGTACAATTATTAGAAGCGGCCAAAGTAAAAAAAGGTTCTGGCGAACCAAACAGAAAAAAAGTAGCAAAAGTAACTTGGGATCAAGTAAAAACGATTGCTGAAGACAAAATGGTAGATTTAAATGCATTTACGATTGGGTCTGCTATGAAAATGGTAGCAGGAACAGCCAGATCAATGGGTATAACTGTTAAAGGTGGTGAAGCACCCAATTAA
- the rplA gene encoding 50S ribosomal protein L1: protein MARLTKKQKEAVAKIDKSKIYSLQEASVLVKDITNTKFDASVDLAIRLGVDPRKANQMVRGIVSLPHGTGKDMKVLALVTPDKAQEAKDAGADYVGLEEYLDKIKGGWTDVDVIITMPSVMGKLGPLGRVLGPRGLMPNPKTGTVTMDVAKAVTEVKAGKIDFKVDKTGIVHAAIGKTSFSADKIQDNAQELLTTIMKLKPTSSKGIYVKSIFMSSTMSPSIAVDSKVSS, encoded by the coding sequence ATGGCAAGATTAACAAAAAAGCAAAAGGAAGCAGTTGCTAAAATTGATAAGAGTAAAATCTACAGTCTTCAAGAGGCTTCAGTTTTAGTAAAAGACATTACAAACACAAAGTTTGATGCATCTGTTGATTTAGCAATTCGTTTAGGAGTAGACCCTCGAAAAGCTAATCAAATGGTAAGAGGGATTGTATCTCTTCCGCATGGAACTGGTAAAGATATGAAAGTACTTGCATTAGTAACTCCTGATAAAGCTCAGGAAGCTAAAGATGCTGGTGCAGATTACGTTGGTTTAGAAGAATACCTTGACAAAATCAAAGGTGGTTGGACAGACGTTGACGTCATCATCACAATGCCAAGTGTTATGGGTAAATTAGGACCATTAGGTCGTGTATTAGGCCCCCGTGGTTTAATGCCTAACCCAAAGACAGGAACTGTAACAATGGACGTTGCTAAAGCAGTAACAGAAGTGAAAGCAGGAAAAATAGATTTCAAAGTTGATAAGACTGGAATTGTACATGCAGCTATAGGAAAAACATCTTTTTCTGCAGACAAAATTCAAGACAATGCTCAAGAGCTATTAACAACTATCATGAAGTTAAAACCAACATCATCAAAGGGGATTTATGTGAAAAGCATATTTATGTCGAGTACTATGAGCCCTAGTATTGCTGTGGATTCAAAAGTGAGTAGTTAA
- the rplJ gene encoding 50S ribosomal protein L10 produces MTREEKSKVIEALTVELAENSNLYLTDISGLNAVATSALRRACFKANIKLAVVKNTLLEKAMEASDKDFGDLPSTLKGNTSVMYSETGNAPAKVIKAFRKKSEKPFLKGAFIEQAVYIGDDQLDMLVDIKSKEELIGDIIGLLQSPAKNVVSALQSSGGKLSGILKTLSQKEG; encoded by the coding sequence ATGACAAGAGAAGAAAAATCAAAAGTAATCGAAGCGTTGACTGTAGAATTAGCTGAGAATTCAAATTTATATTTAACAGATATTTCAGGTTTAAACGCAGTAGCTACTTCAGCCTTACGACGTGCTTGCTTTAAAGCAAACATTAAGTTAGCAGTAGTAAAGAACACCTTGCTTGAAAAAGCGATGGAAGCTTCAGATAAAGATTTCGGAGATTTACCTAGTACGTTAAAAGGTAATACCTCAGTTATGTATTCTGAAACTGGAAATGCACCAGCAAAAGTAATCAAAGCTTTTAGAAAAAAATCGGAAAAGCCGTTCCTTAAAGGAGCCTTTATCGAACAAGCGGTTTACATTGGTGATGATCAATTGGATATGTTAGTTGACATTAAGTCTAAAGAAGAACTTATTGGAGACATCATTGGATTATTACAATCGCCTGCTAAGAACGTTGTTTCAGCACTTCAATCAAGTGGTGGCAAATTATCAGGTATCCTAAAAACATTATCTCAGAAAGAGGGATAA
- the rplL gene encoding 50S ribosomal protein L7/L12: protein MADLKDFAEQLVNLTVKEVNELATILKEEYGIEPAAAAVAVAAGPAGGGEAAEAQTEFDVILKAAGGSKLAVVKLVKELTGLGLKEAKGLVDDAPSAIKEGVSKDEAEGLKTSLEEAGAEVELK, encoded by the coding sequence ATGGCAGATTTAAAAGATTTCGCAGAACAATTAGTAAACTTAACAGTAAAAGAAGTTAACGAACTAGCAACAATTTTAAAAGAAGAGTACGGTATCGAACCTGCAGCCGCAGCTGTAGCAGTCGCTGCTGGACCCGCTGGTGGTGGAGAAGCTGCTGAGGCGCAAACAGAATTCGATGTAATTCTTAAAGCCGCAGGTGGATCTAAATTAGCAGTAGTTAAATTAGTTAAAGAATTAACTGGTTTAGGTTTAAAAGAAGCTAAAGGATTAGTTGATGACGCACCAAGCGCTATCAAAGAAGGTGTTTCTAAAGACGAAGCTGAAGGCTTAAAAACTTCTTTAGAAGAAGCTGGAGCAGAGGTTGAGCTTAAGTAA